DNA sequence from the Lycium barbarum isolate Lr01 chromosome 5, ASM1917538v2, whole genome shotgun sequence genome:
TGTtgtcaaatcacacaaggtgtcaccCGGATCAAATGGGAAGAACATCCACCTAGTATGGTCAAAAACACAatcggctagatcataagagccttctcccacataagatgcaCTCTCCATAGgctcaagaatgtcatcataCGCAAATAAGTAATAGAGAAAGGTATCGcgtaaaataacttcctcatcaatatcactctccaatgtaacctcaccatacggttcaaggaTAAGATTATCCAATGggctactatgaagttgaacatgaaaggaagaattggaaatttctagacaagaatcaccttcctttgCAACACTTTCCCTCCCCATAAGTGGGTTACAACCCCTCAAGGGAAGAGTGTCgtcatcccatagtgggttacatatcacattatagtctccaaaggaaaccaaatgctcaacattaccaaacaccccactaggttCATCATTCCCAATAGTCATGTCAATTTCAAATAACGCATTATCTATAAAAAGAGAAGAATCAATGAACAATGAAGGATCAAAGCATGCAATCTCACTTTAAAAAAGACAAAGGTCATTTTTCAAGGCATTTTCATTCCCATGACTAACTACATGACACATAACACCATTAAGATCTTGAGTCTCCACAAATGACAACAAGTCAAGGTCATGGGACTCATCTCCATGTGTATCAAACACGGGAGGTGTGTCATATTCAAATTCACTATCAACTTGGTCAAAGTTATCATTAAATTGAGATTCATTAGGCATATCACAACATTTCTCAATTAGTGGACTATCAATACAAGCAAGTTGACCAATACCATCACCCACACTAGTTGGACACAAATCGACTTCGCTAGAAGATTCAATTCGGTCATcactaggatcaactagtgggtgcactaacaattcacatgacaatgtactaacatgcatatcaagaggatcaacactaggtggaTATAAAttgaactcaaaagaagagtcaagatagtcatcaataggatcaactagtgttggatcaTCCATTTCAAGTACATTGTCAATTATAATTATAGCACTAAGCTCATCACAAGGCAAAGACTCATTAAGCTCATTTACGAAAAAGCTAGCATTCACACTCATTTCAACAACATGGTCATTCACATTACTTAGAGAGTTAAGATTAGATATTGTACCTTAAAATCCACATTCATTTTCTTTGCCTCGGGTTTCAACTTTGGAGCTCGTTTGCTCTTCCGGGGAGCTCTCAACTACCCCAACCACCTTCAAAGGGTGAGGTTCATCATCCGGCTTGCTCCCGAGAATACCTGCACTATCATCAAGACCACtagaaaagaaaggaaagttaCAAGGGTTAGATAGAGTTTGTGACAACcctctcacatcactcctcacatcctctcatttttcctctctagagttgtcacttttcgctcccttactcctctcaatcttttctctctcaatttcattgGAGTTGGGACAAGTGTCAAGTATTTCTTTAGAAGGGTTGGGAAAACTCTCCACCTCATTCTTTTCCTCTTCTTTATCTTCCTCCCATTGTTTGAGTAAGCGTCCTAACATTATACGGTGCATTTCTTTGAATTCTCCTTGCTCCTTAGCGAAGGATTGGACCCTCCACCTATAGCAAGTACGGTTGAAATTCCGTCATTGTCCACTACAAACTCATGCCACCTTTGCCCAAACGAAACCCTATGCTTTTGGAACCAAGGATTACCCAAACATATGTGACAATGGTCTAGTAGGAGTATATCACACCAAACCTCTTCTTCTTGTTAGTCGTCACAGGAAAAGAACACCTTCGCGCTCCTATCAACCAAGAACCCTCGTGAATCATAGTAAGGGTCTTGTTTCATCATATACTCTATACCCAATTGTGCAACCGCTTGAGGTGCAAGGTAGTTGCCATAACTCCAATCATCCAACACAAGAACATGCCCCGCACTACCAAGCAAAGTGATTTTTGTCTCAAGTAATCGCCTCTCCGGGTCATTTCTCACTTGAGATCTTGCATTCCCTCTACTTCCTTCACCTATCAACATTCCCGTCCTAGCATCCACACCATAACCATGAGAACATGACACATTCGTTCTAGGATAAGAAGCATGGTTCATTGTATTTCTTGAAGTAGGAAATGTATACTCTCTCCTCTTTCTCGGACTACTCCTACATGGACCAATCCACACACTTATACCATTTTGCTTTGAATAGGAAGTATTACAAGGCGATGTATGTGAATATCTATTAGAAGACCCCTCCCTCATAAGAATTATATGCAATCCCGTTATCTTCACAAACATATTCACCATAAAGTGCATAGCcactaggctcatcatcaccacaTTCTTTCCATTCTTGCAAATTCCCACCAATAGGTTCATATCAAAAGTGTGAGGAAGGAGCATACCTCAATTCCGCCCCATGTCCATGGTGTGTAGGATGAGACTCTTCATGCTCGTATCCACCATGGAACTCTTCGTCATACTCATctactccttcttcttcataaaaCTCATGAGGTGTTGCCTCACAATTGTCCTCGGAGTAGTATTCTTCACCCTCATACGGGTTATGATCATCTCGACCATATTCTTCATACGACTCATGAGCACCGTCACCATTATATTCATTGTAAGAATAGTGATGCTCGTATCCCATGTCATCTCCCTCATAACCCCCATATTCATCATAGTCATATCCTCCATTGCTAGAGGCATAACCTTCAAAATCATCTCCACAAGACTCGGAAGTTATGGATGACATCTTTATCTCTCCTTCTCCTTATGTCTCCTCTTTGTGTACCTACAAAATGAGCAAACAAGATTATCAGCAAAAGCTCCTCACGTCACTCGAATTTACACTCAAACTTACCTTTCAACCTAAGCTTCTTCCAAGGTTGGTCAAGAACCCTTTgaatccaaatcaattcacaagattgctaacctttgtggaggaatagattcttgttaatcgaAAGACGGACAACTCGATAAAGCAAAAGGACTTGAGCCAAGAAGATTCAACGAGGTTTaaacgagaaaagcttgaaagaattggTACGAAATGAGTCAGACTCAAGAACTACTTAACAACTAATAAGagcgattactagttgttaattagttgtaagaattAAAGAAAAGAGATTAGGAAAGATTCAAACCATTTtggacacttagaaaaaatttcagattttttttttgtgatcagGTGTTGGCCATGCGTCGCGGGTCCAACATGCAAAAATAAGCCTCTGAAAAATTTCCCTTTTGTGTCGGGTCCGCGTCGCATGTGCAACAAGTGATGTTGTTTCCGTTTCCGGCCCGCGTCACGGGTCTAGCACCTGATTGGTGTTTCCGTGTCGGGCCCGTGTCGTGGGTGCAACACGCCAATCCCTGTACTCGACACCTTGAACTTTGGGTcggattttcttgaattttgctGATGTAAGACCCCTCCAAACTTAGTATTTTCCTTTTTTGGGCTGATATAACACCTTTTAAACTTGTACTAGGAAAAACTTTGGATCAAAGTACCTTTTGGGTCCTCTTCTTCACCTTGAAGGTTTGAAGATGATGAAGAACACCCAATTTGCAATTCAACTCCAAATCAACCCGTTTTACCTCCAAATTGTAGATCTAAGCTCCTAATGATTAGGAGAACAAAGCCCAGTAGTTAATTTCACCAATCGAACCTTTAATCAATAAACCCGCTTTTTGAATTTTAAGCTTTTGAAGGTCCTTCAATGGTGAAAATCACAAACCCTTTTCAAATCTTTTCAAATTTCGTTTCCAAGGGGTTTCCACACCAACAGACATATATCTAATACCAAaatcaacaaacaacaacaagatTTTGGCCGAATCAATTAAAACCCATTTGTTCTTCAAAACCCTTCAAGTTTAACAATGGTGAACTACTTCAAACTTCACCAAATCActtcaaatttcggatttaaagATTATAGATGGCAACAAACACAGATTCAACCTCAAAtccaacaaacaacaacatacaatcaattttcgatttttttcaaaatttttgattttttttttgaattttcagattttgagcctgggattagaaattgtaggaacaatctcttagcctatgctctgataccaaatgatacgaatCAAATTGGGGAAGAACCAATTCAATCCAAAACGCGGAATTTAAAAATACtaagaaaaggggatgagaaaagaggataaatACTTGACCCGAATGGGGGGAGTCCTATAGACAAATctaggtatatgaaacctaaaccctTCTAATTTGAATTCAACAACCCAAAAGAACCAAAGCAATATGAATTCAAGGCAAGATATTCGGATGAATTCCACAAACGAACAATCTTCATGAAATCATTGAAAATAAACGGTTCAAAGACCAACATTAAATCTACTAAACTAAGATAAAccctagctaaacaaactatgataaGCCTATCATCACTCAAGTATTCATCATCAAAATCTAGTAAATGAAAcgtctaagtctagtatttacactcctagactaaagaagactaagttattacaaaaatgccattaataaggcaagggccttgtttggctagttgggaTGTTGACTTGGAATTTGAAAAGACTCTGTATTTCACATAtagccatcatccaatcctcaaaGCTTGCAATTGTGACCATTTGCATCTATGCCCCTTCCTTTGCACGTCTAGCCACATTTGCATTTCTACCCCTTTGCACTTCTAGTCACTTTGAGTTTTAGGCCTCCTTTCTAGTAGATTCTTCTCTAAGCCTCGCCCAAGATATTTTCCACACATCGtaagccatcttgtgtggcttgtaggagcctTCAAAGGCCTTCCATTCCATCCTTGTCATCCACGCCGCTTGCAGAGTTTGAAGTTCCATGACTTGGCCTTGGGTGGATGTCTTGAAGTGAAGTGTGCCAAGTAAGATCATATCGTTCACTATGGTGGAGCACCATGGTTctgttgtacaagaacaagggtgatATCCACAACTACAATAACTATAGGGGCTCAAACTCCTAAGCCACATGATGAAATTCTGGGAGAGAGTGGTCGAGTTGAGGATGCGGAGGGGTGTGTCTATCTTAGAgaatcaatttcaattcatgctGGGACGATCGACTACAGAAGCTATCCATTTTGTAAGAAGATTGttggagcagtatagggataaGAAGAGAGAGTTACAAGTGGtgttcattgacctagaaaaggtgTATGATAAAGTCCCGAGGGAGGTCCTATGGAGATGTATGGTGTCTAGATTAAATTAGGGCTATTAAAGACATGTACGATGGAGCCAAGACTCGATTTAGGACATTGGGAGGTGACTCTGACCACTTCCCGATCATGATAGGGTTGCACAAGGGATCAGCTCTTAACCCATTTCATTTGCCTTAATGATGGACGAATTGACACAGCATATTCAAGGAGAGGTGTCGTGGTGTATGTTATTCGCAGATGACATAGTTTTGATCGACGAGTCGCGCGATGGAGCTAATGATAGGCTGAAAGTTTGGAGAGATCCCTTAGAGTCTAAAGGTTTCAGGTTAAGCAGGACTAAAACGGAGTAcctagagtgcaagttcagtggcgTCGCACATGAGACAGAGGTAGAAGTGAAGATAGAGGAACAAGTCATACCCGAGAGAGGAagcttcaagtatcttgggtctgtAATATAGGGAGacggggagattgatgatgatgtcacacatcgcaTTGGATCGGGGTAGGTGAAATGAAGGCTTGCCTTCGGGGTCTTGTGCGATAAGAAGGTATCGCCAAGGTTTAAAGaaaagttctacagagtggtggttagactagCATTGTTGTATGGGGCAAAGTGCAGCCTACGTTCAGAAGATGATGGTTGTTGAGATGAGGATTCTcggatggatgtgtgggcatactcgGAGATATTTTATTAGAAAAGAAGTTATACGAGACAAAGTGAGAGTGGCATCAGTGGCAGACAAGATGAGAGAAAGCGAGGCTGAGGTGGTTCATGCATGTGAAaaggaggtgcgagaggttggcggTAGCAGAAGTTAGGAGAGGTAGAGTTAGGCCGAAGAAGAACtggggggaggtgattagacaggacatggcacaaCTTCAGCTGATTGAGGACATAACCCAAGATAGGAAGgtatggaggtcgaggattagggtaaAAGGTTAGAAGGTAGCTTAGTGTTGTTGACTGCTGTGTGGGGAGGGAGGGGGCGGGTCTCCTCCTCTCCTCTTTTCCTTTTAGCAAGTAGTATATCAGTGTCACTTAGTTTTTTATTCCTTGATGTGTAGTACTATCTGctgccacatttttttttttctgtatctTGTTATTTTGCCATCTCTTTTCTAATATTATTGTGCTAGGTACTTTTTCTGAGgtgagggtctaccggaaacaacctctctacctcacaaAGGTAGAGGTGGGGTctacgtacatcctaccctctccagacctcacttgtgggatcacactgagtttgttgttgttatgtttgtgtTGGCTATAAATCATTTGACTAAGGGTAAAATAGAAAGTTAAATTGTTATTAAATATAGGAAGGTGTGTGTGATCCTTTGTTAAACTGACTAAAAATGAAAGTTGTCGCATAAATTGAAATAAAAGGAGTATTTTTTTTAATCCATTTTTAGTTCCTGCCGTAGTTTTGACCTTGTGGTGTCTTACGGAATTTTCCTAGTGTTTATGTGTAATTTATTTTTTCATAATTTCtaaaagatcaaacaccaagaaTTTGTTAAATATTTAACGGAACCCAAATGGGATCACttttaacaaacttaaaggaccaaaattacTCAAGAACATATTCCAATGGGCCATTTTGAACCTACTTCCAAACATAAAAGATATGTTTGTCATTTTCTCGAAAACACTTAAAAGGGCCAAAAATAAAAGGAGAAGTGCCTATATTATTTTGTATTACAATTTCTCTATTTTAGTTGTCTCTtcaattcttttccttttctgttTTTCGTTATAAGGAATAAAAGTTGCTGACTTAGTAAAATCTTTGACCAACCTGGATAAACACAAAAAAATAGACTCCAATATttgtcaaaaaaataattttctttctaCATAGGACAAGATTTACTCTCCTTATTACATGGGAAAATTCCAGGGCTGCCTTCAACTTACCATTCACACAATCCTCCCCAAAGAGttaaaaggaaaaacaaaaataGAAAAGACATAATTGCAATTATTAGGAGaatcatttaaaattttattaattaaatagTCTTTTGTGGAGATTAGAAAAGGCAAGTGCATTAATTAGTAAGAGAATCCATTTAAAATTCTGCCTATTAATTAAAGAGGCTTTTGTGCATTACCCTCTGTCTccttccctataaatagggagcaACATACAAGACATGGAGTACAACAAATCTGTCTTCTCCCATTAGCTTATTTTTTGATTGAtcaaaggttttataaggaaaaaaGAAACGAAAAAGAAGATGTGTGGAACAGATGCTTGCCTTATCAAGTGTTCTCCAGTCCCTTCTGCTACTACTGAAACAAGAGAAAATGGCACTAGGGACACTCTCATGAATATCAATCTGGATCAGTAAGTCTTCTTTTACAATTCAATTCATTTTTCTTcaggaaaaaaatattttcttaacaAATTATGTGTTATTCTAAAAAAGGTTAGACAGTGCAAATAATCGTTACAATATCCCCACCTTGGTATAGGAGTAAACCGCTGCCTTCTTATATGGTCTTCACCTCATATGAACTAGCTCTTGAGATTGAATTATCCTCAATGTCCATTTTCTGTATCCAAGAATACCAAAATATTCAAATTCTCAAATACTAATTTGGAATTTCATTATTTTTTCTTGTGTATAGTGGTGATCCAACAATGTACGAGTCATATTGGAAAAAAATGGGGAACAAGTGTGACATAACATTCAGTGGTTATGAGTCATTGAGTTATTTTGCTAATGGTAAGAGCTTGTGCTGGTTCTTGGAGTCAAAACTAGAAGAAGAAATCAAGAGGCTGCACAATGTGGTTGGAAATGCAATAGTGGATgattattatattattgttgggACTGGATCCAGCCAACTTCTTCAGGCTGCACTTTATGCTCTTTCTCCTACAGATGAACCTCAACCAATCAGTGTAGTTTCAGCTGCACCTTTCTATTCGGTAAGTCTACTAATTAGGAGTAATTTACAAGTATGGTGTCGGATGCTATCCGGGCCAGCTTAGTAAAATTAGTGGCCTAAAATTAAATTTTATTAAGAGATTGtcttttttaaaatttgatttatttttttgtttgagCCTTTGAGGTGTGTTTTTTAACTTTTTGAAGTGCAAAGTTGTTAATAGTTTTTACTAATCAAAGTTAATTCTTTTTTCGTTTGACAATATAGCTAATCAATCACGTGGCTAAATAGTTCTCTTTCAATTTTTATAAAGATATTGTACTGTTTATGATAAAAGTTGAATACATTGGAAGAAAAGTTAATCATTAAAACCTAGATGAACCAAAAAAAAACGAGGCTTAAAAAATTTGGAAGCTTAAAACCTTTGCTTTAGTGGCTTGTGTCTTCCATCGGTATTAGTTGTGTATCGTAAAAAGCGGTGAATGGAATTATGTATTAAGAACGTTGGTTTTTTTCGTGTCGATCTTCCATTCAGTCAAATGAACAACGTCATCTTCATTTAGTTTACTATTCAATGTTTAGCCTATTAATAAAAAGAAAACTGTGGCCATATATTTGGTTTCATCAAGACTCGGCAGGGACTAATGATCCATTTTGACTTTGGATATTATTTTAACATGTCTAATGTTGATCAATCTCTAATTTAACCTATTAAAAGTCAACGAAACAAAGAAGTTTAATAATGCTTCACTAATGTACTCCTTAACAAACCATGTCTCACGCTTAGACATTGTTGGTTGCTTACAATGTATCCTAATGAAACATATAGGAACATGGTTCATGCAAAGATTTGCAAAACATGTTTAAAATATTAATGTTTTTTCTTTATCAATTAATCACACGGTTTTTTGGTACATGTCAGATCCATTATAACATGGAATCATACTAATTCTTACAACACATCATGTGACTTAATTAATCTTTTTTCCAAAAATGAGTTTTCTTGATTAATCAATTAATTACTAATGATAATTCTGTTGTTGCAGTCATATCCAGAAGTGACTGATTTTGTGAGGTCAGGGCTATACAAATGGGCAGGAGATGCAAAACAATTTGACAAAGATAGACCGTATATTGAGTTCATTACATCTCCAAATAACCCTGATGGGGTTATTAGAGAGCCTGTAGTTAATGGAGATCAAGGGATATTAATCCATGATTTAGCTTATTATTGGCCACAGTACACTGCTATTACCTCACCTGCCAGCTATGATGTTATGCTCTTTACAGTTTCCAAATGCACTGGCCATGCTGGTTCCAGAATTGGGTAAGTTTTCAAACATTGCAATCATTAATTAGAAGTGAGGTGACAATGACAAAATTAAAGAGTAACACAAAACTAAACGCGTTATGGTAACCACTAAAAGTAAATAAAGTCAAAATTACTCAAAATCGTAAGTGCTTATAACTAATTTTGATTTGACCAAATTTTGTATTATGTTATTCCTGATATCATTTGTATTTTCAAAATACTCTTCCCAAACATAATTCCTACCTGCCTCTCTATTGCATTTCCATGGTTCGTCCTTCTCTTTACAAAGATACTATTtactaaatttatattttcgtgTAAAGTATTTATGAGCACTTTTTTTAATCAAAGTATATGTATTAATTATTAGCTTCTAACACTTTTGTTCATACCCAAACTCTAAAATACCTAGAGCTCGATACAAacttcttctttttaaaaaaaaataaaaaaaatcaaagcaTTTCAGTGCACGAAGTATCCTGCATTCATGCAAAGTTACAAGGAGGATCGCACCTCAAGGGGAGGTGTGGCCTATGCAGATGCAAGCATTATTGGCTGATCCAGTACAGCTTGAACCCGTGACTCTATAGGTATATAGGTCAGACACAATAAATCACACGGAGACAACTTTATCATTGCTCCGATACTAGTCTCCCTTAGGATACAAATTTTAAATTGAAGtctacaaattttattttcttactaagATGGTCTCATTTAATTTAATGTGCATGCAGTTGGGCACTTGCTAGGGACAAAGAGGTGGCAAGGAAGATGACAAAATTCATGGAGATTAGCACAATTGGGGTATCAAAGGAAGCTCAACTCAGAGCTGCAAAGATTCTTGGAGTGCTCTCTGATAGCTGTTTGGATCCCACATTGGATAACTTCTTTGAATACAGTCAGTCTATTATGACTCAAAGATGGCAAAAATTAAGAGAAATTGTTAAGGCCAATGACCTTTTTACCCTCCAGAAGTACCCTCTTCAGTATTGCCTCTTCACAAGAGACTTCTATGAATCACACCCTGGTAATCACAAAAACTAAACAAtaggacctttttttttttttttttagtccgttTGAAAAATAACGCAACCATTTCTATTTGAGAACTCTTTATCTTTTAAATCTTTTCATTTTAGCCGCTACAAATATGTCATGTCGTGTTTAAGTTTACAagttcttatgttatttttggtaTGTGGAAAAAGTCAGTTATTGGAATTTATATTGGTTTCTTTGAAACAGCATTTGCATGGCTAATGTGCAAAGGAAGTGAAGAGGACTGTGAGAAACTTCTTAAAGGACATAAGATTCAAACAAGGAGTGGAAGAAAATTTGGGAGTGATCCAAGATATGTTAGGATAAGTATGTTGAATAGAGATGAAGACTTCAATATTTTTCTGCAGAGGCTTATGGCTATTCAAGGACTTACAAATGGAAATTAAGAGTTATTTtatatgtctatacatgaaatACTAATACCTGATTTTATGTATTATCAGTCTTTAGCAAATTTCTAACTACCAGTGGGTGATAATTactttatattatattttatacAGCAATGAAACTTGGATATTGAATTTTTTAAAGAGTAGAATTATTTCCTGAATGTCGATTATTAATGCCAAATGATTTGTCAAAAAGGAATACAAAATTTCAAACACTCACCTCAACGGAGGACATAAAATGGGCAATTGAGAATATTATAAAGCCGAAATTTCTTTAGTGGGCTAAGATTACTATAGTCCATTGATCATTGAATCACATGGTATATCTTAATCATCATGAGACTTGGCCGACTTGTAGAGTTGTAGTGAATGTTTAACTAATTACTACTATAACTTTTTCACTGGTCAAATTTTAATGTGATCTAATGATTAACAAGACTGATGCATGGGTAATTATAAACCTACCTGTAAGGAAACCTTGTACATTTCCCCACTTCTTGATAATGCAGATGGAAAACAATATTATACCAATGAGGGGTATAGGTTAGTATTAAACTTTAACTTAGTACAAGAAATGTTCTTTTTAATTACTTGATCCAACTGGCACGAGTCAGGGGCATGCAGCTATTGCGAGAACCCAACTTTTGCGATACAAAAGATAAATTatatgtaaaaatttattaaaattataaTAGAAAGTAGATTCGAActcataattttaaaatataatgagTTCTATACTAAATTTTTTTAAAGATTAAACCCATACTTAAATCCAAAATACGTCTCTGCCACAAGTATATTTCTACCTGCCCATTCAAGCCTAGCTTTGTCCATAATAGTGAAGAGAGTCACGGCAGGTACGTCTCATCAAGatatttgatcccaaactttgctAACAACTATGCTTCCTAGACATATAAATTTAGAATAAAGAGATTATAGTATAATTGTTAAGGGAAACGCCGTAATCATGAACATGATATTGCATGAGTTGTCCACATTGTATTGTACTGTcgattttttttcatttaaaaCAAAAGTAACCAAAACTTGATTGAAGgccttagtacttttagattatgatcattcttattatgacttattaattagcaatatttatgttAATGTGATTTCATTATCTTTTGGTTGATTATTTTAGTATAATGTCATACTCATCTCACATTTTTTGTTATCTTCTTAAGAAGCACCTAGATAGTTGTattttactaggactaaagaaatatttgaagcacaagtcatatgttttgtatgaagactttaccggaaaAAAAACCAACTctgttggtttgatttgatttataaatttaaaaGCATAATTCATTTGATTTGGTATTTGAAAACCCCGTACCAATCCAACCTATGTACACCCCCTACTCGTAGGACAAGCCAATACGGTGCTCTTTCAATCCCTTTTTATTTGATCTATGACTTTATGCTTCCATTTTTaggttttttcttttttaagtCAGTGTCCCTTGTGTGTTATTTCTTCTATACGCTTGATTATACTGATGCCTTCCTTTCATCCGATACAACCATGATCATAATTACCAACCATTCAATGTATTGAAAGCAATGGTTCGTGATTCATGACGGGATCCATACTATTATTGTTGAGAATCATGAGAATCACCATCTGCATTCTCACCCTATACACACTAATCAGAAAGCATACGATGAAGGTAATGAAGGAGTTCAAAGTTTAATTGAAAAACATCTAGAAGATGAACAAGGTGTATGTCCTAAAACTTGACTCAACTTAATTGTGTATATTGAGTATATTGGGCCGTTGGTGATATATTGGGAGATTTGGGTTTCAGCTGAAGAGAAACAAACTTGGGCCCATTACAAATACACATTTCTGGCCCAAGTCTGTATGTTCTACAAGGAAGAAAGATCAGCCCAAGTCACTGAAATCATCACAACCATCCAAAGTTGACAAAATGACATACACCACACGATCAAATAAAATTGATCAACAAGTACACCTAGATAGTGATGGAAAGATTTCATTCCAAAGTTTGTTATGGAACAACCAATAGAATTTAGACAAATATTATATAGGATCATTtattattcttttatttttattcaatAGTGATGTATATATAGGCATAGCATTGCAATGAAATGGTCATCCAGAAAATTTCACAAATCAGTctattttttcttcaaatttctacatggtatcagagcattctAAAAAACCGTCGATCTTTTCACCCTAATTTTCTTCTTCTCACACTATCTCCCAAACCTCACTTCACTTCATTCTCATGGCTATTACACCAGAAACCACTGGATCTGAGACAAACACTGGAAATGGAAGT
Encoded proteins:
- the LOC132642599 gene encoding L-tryptophan--pyruvate aminotransferase 1-like — its product is MCGTDACLIKCSPVPSATTETRENGTRDTLMNINLDHGDPTMYESYWKKMGNKCDITFSGYESLSYFANGKSLCWFLESKLEEEIKRLHNVVGNAIVDDYYIIVGTGSSQLLQAALYALSPTDEPQPISVVSAAPFYSSYPEVTDFVRSGLYKWAGDAKQFDKDRPYIEFITSPNNPDGVIREPVVNGDQGILIHDLAYYWPQYTAITSPASYDVMLFTVSKCTGHAGSRIGWALARDKEVARKMTKFMEISTIGVSKEAQLRAAKILGVLSDSCLDPTLDNFFEYSQSIMTQRWQKLREIVKANDLFTLQKYPLQYCLFTRDFYESHPAFAWLMCKGSEEDCEKLLKGHKIQTRSGRKFGSDPRYVRISMLNRDEDFNIFLQRLMAIQGLTNGN